A genome region from Deinococcus sp. KNUC1210 includes the following:
- a CDS encoding Rieske 2Fe-2S domain-containing protein, translated as MTKYTREDPEISRRKFINVAMGTTAGVGTLSLLSIVGGVKPANVLTPEKELPRKGDVLVYADPAKNGAPVALADIQVGQVVYAFPKGKSLNGSEVVKNGVPRNQLIVAKFPAAQLKAPTDVKATDQGIVVYSRQCMHLGCAVEIKPYPSKNLQEAAVCPCHGGVYDLAEGAKVVDGPPPAPLPQLPIKVQGSQVVVDGFFLSLPKDLTESEFEAQKKELEKA; from the coding sequence GTGACCAAATACACCAGAGAAGACCCGGAAATCAGCCGCCGCAAGTTCATCAATGTGGCGATGGGAACCACCGCAGGCGTCGGTACGCTGAGCCTGCTGAGCATCGTGGGCGGCGTGAAGCCCGCCAACGTTCTGACCCCGGAAAAGGAACTGCCCCGAAAGGGTGACGTGCTGGTCTACGCCGATCCCGCCAAGAACGGTGCTCCGGTGGCGCTCGCCGATATTCAGGTGGGTCAGGTCGTGTACGCTTTCCCGAAAGGCAAGAGCCTGAACGGCAGCGAGGTCGTGAAGAACGGTGTGCCGCGCAATCAGCTCATCGTGGCGAAGTTCCCCGCCGCGCAGCTCAAAGCTCCCACCGATGTCAAGGCCACCGATCAGGGCATCGTGGTGTATTCGCGCCAGTGCATGCACCTGGGCTGCGCCGTCGAGATCAAGCCGTATCCCTCCAAGAACCTTCAGGAAGCTGCCGTGTGTCCGTGCCACGGTGGTGTGTACGATCTGGCCGAAGGAGCCAAAGTCGTCGACGGCCCGCCGCCCGCCCCGCTGCCCCAGCTCCCGATCAAGGTGCAGGGATCTCAGGTTGTCGTGGACGGTTTCTTCCTGTCATTGCCCAAGGATCTGACCGAGTCCGAATTCGAGGCCCAGAAAAAGGAGCTTGAAAAGGCATGA
- the rimO gene encoding 30S ribosomal protein S12 methylthiotransferase RimO — MTQQSIAPVVASTTKKVGFISLGCPKALVDSERILTQLRAEGYEVAPSYEDADTVIVNTCGFITPAVEESLNAIGEALDATGRVIVTGCLGERPEKILERHPKVAAITGSEAVDDVMAEVRKLIPLDQNPFLSLIPGTLPGEVKLTPRHYAYVKIAEGCNHRCSFCIIPKLRGLQVSRDAGSVLYESYRLIAGGTRELMIISQDTSAYGVDVRHRESEFQGRQIAAHLTDLARELGELGVWVRMHYVYPYPHVEKVVELMSQGKILPYLDVPLQHASPRILRLMRRPGAGKQLDTIRRWRDICPELTIRSTFIVGFPGETEAEFQELLDFLEAAQLDRVGAFPYSDVEEADANALPDAVPEDVKQQRLERFMEVAQRISTARLAQKVGRTLDIIIDEYNDDAEDLAAGDVPGTRLIGRSEGDAPGIDGQVYLYAGDFAGQIKIGDRVQARIEESDEYDLFGEVVALKPWQLSVPQLGHFPRH, encoded by the coding sequence ATGACACAGCAGAGCATCGCGCCCGTGGTGGCGTCTACAACGAAGAAGGTCGGATTTATCAGCCTGGGCTGCCCCAAGGCGCTGGTGGACAGCGAGCGCATTCTGACGCAGCTCCGCGCCGAGGGCTATGAGGTGGCTCCCAGCTACGAAGACGCCGATACGGTGATCGTGAATACCTGCGGCTTCATCACGCCCGCCGTCGAGGAGTCGCTGAATGCCATCGGTGAGGCGCTGGACGCCACCGGGCGCGTGATCGTGACCGGCTGCCTGGGCGAGCGCCCCGAGAAGATTCTGGAGCGGCATCCGAAGGTCGCGGCCATCACCGGCTCGGAAGCGGTGGATGACGTGATGGCCGAGGTCCGCAAGCTCATTCCGCTCGACCAGAATCCCTTCCTCTCGCTGATTCCCGGCACCCTGCCCGGCGAGGTCAAGCTGACGCCGCGCCACTACGCCTACGTCAAGATCGCGGAAGGCTGCAACCACCGCTGCTCGTTCTGCATCATCCCCAAGCTGCGCGGCTTGCAGGTCTCGCGTGACGCGGGCAGCGTGCTGTACGAGTCGTATCGCCTGATCGCGGGCGGCACCCGTGAACTGATGATCATCTCGCAGGACACCAGCGCTTACGGCGTGGACGTGCGCCACCGCGAATCCGAGTTTCAGGGGCGGCAGATCGCGGCGCATCTGACCGACCTGGCCCGCGAGCTGGGCGAACTGGGCGTGTGGGTACGGATGCACTACGTCTATCCGTATCCGCACGTCGAGAAGGTCGTGGAGCTGATGAGCCAGGGCAAGATTCTGCCGTATCTGGACGTGCCGCTTCAGCATGCCTCGCCGCGCATTCTGCGGTTGATGCGCCGCCCCGGTGCGGGCAAGCAGCTCGACACCATCCGGCGCTGGCGCGACATCTGCCCGGAACTCACCATCCGCAGCACCTTCATCGTGGGCTTTCCCGGCGAGACCGAGGCCGAGTTTCAGGAACTGCTCGACTTTCTGGAGGCCGCGCAGCTCGACCGCGTGGGGGCGTTTCCGTACAGCGACGTGGAAGAGGCCGACGCCAACGCCCTGCCGGATGCCGTGCCCGAGGACGTGAAACAGCAGCGCCTCGAACGCTTCATGGAAGTGGCGCAGCGGATCAGCACGGCGCGGCTGGCGCAGAAGGTCGGCAGAACGCTCGATATCATCATCGACGAGTACAACGACGATGCCGAAGACCTGGCCGCAGGCGACGTGCCCGGCACCCGCCTGATCGGGCGCAGCGAGGGCGACGCGCCGGGCATCGACGGTCAGGTGTACCTGTACGCGGGCGACTTCGCCGGGCAGATCAAGATCGGAGACAGGGTGCAGGCCCGCATCGAGGAAAGCGACGAATACGACCTGTTCGGTGAGGTGGTGGCGCTGAAGCCCTGGCAGCTGAGCGTGCCGCAGCTCGGGCACTTTCCCCGGCACTAG
- a CDS encoding serine hydrolase has translation MTEGPDALKSQLRARGYPGRAALVILDARSGELLYGEQADEQMPAASTIKVPILVRALERCQQGTLHLGERLTLRAEDRVTGAGVLQELEPGLSLTLQDLLTLMIVVSDNTATNLVIDHIGLPDLQHWLSVQMPRSRLVGKLQLPEHLRNEAQQRGERNATTAHEQAQLLARLYRGELLDAEHTRLALSILERQQYRDILARHAPRGDSGELLYPVLSKSGELTGVHHDVGLLLFPRPLSVALLSSGGSDPREHPGNHDVQLLAETLWPLLYRAGFGS, from the coding sequence ATGACTGAGGGGCCAGACGCGCTGAAGAGCCAGCTGAGGGCACGCGGCTATCCCGGACGCGCCGCCCTGGTCATTCTGGACGCACGCAGCGGTGAGCTGCTGTACGGCGAGCAGGCCGACGAACAGATGCCTGCTGCCAGCACCATCAAGGTGCCGATTCTGGTGCGGGCGCTGGAACGCTGCCAGCAGGGAACCCTGCACCTCGGCGAGCGCCTGACGCTGCGGGCAGAAGACCGGGTGACGGGAGCGGGCGTGTTGCAGGAACTGGAGCCGGGCCTGTCACTGACCCTGCAGGACCTGCTGACCCTGATGATCGTGGTGAGCGACAACACCGCCACCAATCTGGTGATCGACCACATCGGATTGCCCGACCTTCAGCACTGGCTGAGTGTGCAGATGCCCCGGTCGCGGCTGGTCGGAAAACTGCAACTGCCAGAGCATCTGCGAAATGAGGCCCAGCAGCGCGGCGAGCGCAACGCGACCACTGCCCACGAGCAGGCGCAGCTGCTGGCGCGGCTGTACCGGGGCGAACTGCTGGACGCCGAGCATACCCGGCTGGCCCTGAGCATTCTGGAACGCCAGCAGTACCGCGACATCCTGGCCCGGCATGCTCCCAGGGGCGACAGCGGGGAACTGCTCTATCCGGTGCTCTCCAAGAGTGGCGAACTGACGGGCGTTCATCACGATGTGGGGCTGCTGCTGTTTCCCAGACCCCTGAGCGTGGCCCTGCTCAGCAGCGGCGGCAGCGACCCCCGCGAGCACCCGGGGAACCACGACGTGCAGCTGCTGGCAGAAACCCTCTGGCCGCTGCTGTACCGTGCAGGCTTCGGCTCCTGA
- a CDS encoding arginase produces the protein MLLSVDWDAYSGCADLVFDAPIWGTPDREHDRLARWHERVSKRGGSDWQALDAEFPLYPGWQELTQYAGVPVYSALSHEQAALWLHAFPGRDVLNIDSHHDLSNLRGDPQRWRPGNWAGLGLAAGLIERYTVRYPEWHAGLLVTEGYDLSRTRQELETALLPDVLARVQLERSAALPAPAEVEAVLLVQSPSWTNPAHDAALFGLLHALKATALGEPPLIRGS, from the coding sequence GTGCTGCTCTCGGTGGACTGGGACGCCTACAGCGGGTGTGCCGATCTGGTGTTCGACGCCCCGATCTGGGGCACGCCCGACCGCGAACACGACCGCCTGGCACGCTGGCACGAGCGAGTCTCGAAGCGGGGCGGCAGCGACTGGCAGGCACTCGACGCCGAGTTTCCGCTGTATCCCGGCTGGCAGGAACTGACGCAGTACGCGGGCGTGCCGGTCTACTCGGCCCTCAGCCACGAACAGGCCGCGCTGTGGCTGCACGCCTTTCCCGGGCGTGACGTGCTGAATATCGACAGCCACCACGACCTGAGCAATCTTCGTGGCGATCCGCAGCGCTGGCGACCCGGTAACTGGGCCGGGCTGGGGCTGGCCGCTGGCCTGATCGAACGGTATACCGTGCGCTATCCCGAGTGGCACGCGGGGCTGCTGGTGACCGAGGGCTACGACCTGAGCCGGACCCGGCAGGAGCTGGAGACGGCGCTGCTGCCAGATGTGCTGGCCCGCGTACAGCTGGAACGCTCGGCGGCGCTGCCTGCTCCCGCCGAGGTGGAAGCGGTCCTGCTGGTGCAGTCGCCCTCCTGGACCAATCCGGCCCACGACGCGGCGCTGTTCGGCCTGCTGCACGCGCTGAAAGCGACTGCCCTGGGTGAGCCTCCCCTGATTCGCGGTTCCTGA
- a CDS encoding DUF2330 domain-containing protein encodes MPRTQHFKRLTSLLIGFGLVSSAAAFCGFFVAKGDSHIFNRSNQVIIARDGNRSVFTMMNDYQGDVKDFARIVPIPVVPKREDIRIGDPSIVKKLDAYSAPRLVEYFDENPCAPVLMEDAVPAPNSGIQPSATSARANALGVKIEASYQVGEYDITILSAAQQSGLATYLRGEGYKLPPGADAMLGGYIRGGMKFFVVRVNLERFDKSGGGFLNPIVLSYTSEKFMLPIRLGTLNSPGEQDLTVYLLSPYGRVETSNYRTTGVPTDQEVPLLVKDQFASFYRHVFRRAYERQGKSVALMEYAWNTNGCDPCSSEPPTQSELKAAGVFWKQQEGFSNSLPLPAAGEAPSDQPKPVYLTRLHVRYTAATFPEDLKFKLTDNQNTFQGRYILRHAYTGTDTCEATPSYKRMLRQRAETQAQTLANLTGWDVNHIRARMGQ; translated from the coding sequence ATGCCACGGACCCAGCACTTCAAGCGCCTTACCTCGCTGCTCATCGGTTTTGGCCTCGTGTCGTCGGCAGCAGCCTTCTGCGGCTTTTTTGTCGCCAAGGGCGATTCGCATATCTTCAACCGCAGCAATCAGGTCATCATCGCCCGCGACGGCAACCGCAGTGTTTTCACCATGATGAACGACTATCAGGGCGACGTGAAGGACTTTGCCCGCATCGTGCCGATTCCGGTGGTGCCAAAGCGCGAGGACATCCGTATCGGTGATCCGAGCATCGTCAAGAAACTCGACGCCTACAGTGCGCCCAGGCTGGTGGAATACTTCGACGAGAACCCGTGTGCGCCGGTACTGATGGAAGACGCGGTGCCCGCTCCCAACAGCGGCATTCAGCCGTCTGCCACATCGGCGCGTGCGAATGCTCTGGGCGTCAAGATCGAGGCCAGCTATCAGGTGGGCGAATACGACATCACCATTTTGAGTGCGGCGCAGCAGAGCGGGCTGGCAACGTATCTGCGCGGCGAGGGCTATAAGCTGCCGCCAGGCGCAGACGCCATGCTGGGCGGGTACATCCGGGGCGGCATGAAGTTCTTCGTGGTGCGGGTCAATCTGGAGAGATTCGACAAGAGCGGTGGCGGCTTCCTGAATCCCATCGTGCTGTCGTACACCTCCGAGAAATTTATGCTGCCGATCCGCCTGGGCACGCTGAATTCACCCGGCGAGCAGGATCTGACGGTGTATCTGCTGTCGCCCTATGGCAGGGTCGAAACCAGCAACTACCGCACCACGGGCGTGCCCACCGATCAGGAAGTGCCGCTGCTGGTGAAAGATCAGTTCGCCAGTTTCTACCGCCACGTGTTCCGCCGCGCCTACGAACGCCAGGGCAAGAGTGTGGCGTTGATGGAATATGCGTGGAACACCAACGGCTGCGACCCCTGTTCCAGCGAGCCGCCCACCCAGAGCGAACTGAAGGCGGCGGGCGTGTTCTGGAAGCAGCAGGAAGGCTTCAGCAATTCGTTGCCGCTGCCTGCGGCGGGCGAGGCACCCAGCGACCAGCCGAAGCCGGTATATCTGACGCGGCTGCACGTTCGCTACACCGCCGCCACCTTCCCCGAAGACCTGAAGTTCAAACTGACCGACAACCAGAACACCTTCCAGGGCCGCTACATCCTGCGTCACGCCTACACCGGCACCGATACCTGTGAAGCCACGCCGAGCTACAAACGCATGCTGAGGCAGCGGGCCGAAACGCAGGCGCAGACGCTGGCGAACCTGACCGGCTGGGACGTGAATCACATCCGGGCACGCATGGGCCAGTAA
- a CDS encoding cytochrome c: MPTVAIVVAAMMFILLLFMFNKDTAPTPVVVDPKLSASIASEWPTIGNKVFHGQENAAVNCSGCHGANGEGGVGPKLAGNADILSNPAIIVTTVQKGKGSMPAFGGVLKDNEIYAVANYVANSFGNKAKELVTPALLADNVGKVGPEVLRERSRFVPEEIILPEIFLVTFVVLLLTYGLIGLYSNWAEGAELHPGIHKVRASTMSMTAMVLALAGVLLFSVLFVRQILTSIAGMNANTPVPPQVTSEGFYAAMIVLLLALVLGLYKKYFMDGEVVVEDASGEFPW, translated from the coding sequence ATGCCGACGGTTGCCATTGTGGTGGCAGCCATGATGTTCATTCTCTTGCTGTTCATGTTCAACAAAGACACCGCGCCGACTCCAGTGGTGGTCGATCCGAAACTGAGCGCCAGCATCGCCAGCGAGTGGCCCACCATCGGTAACAAGGTCTTTCACGGGCAGGAGAACGCCGCCGTCAACTGCTCGGGCTGTCACGGTGCCAACGGCGAGGGCGGCGTGGGGCCGAAACTGGCGGGCAACGCCGACATCCTCAGCAACCCGGCGATCATCGTGACTACCGTGCAGAAGGGCAAGGGCAGCATGCCCGCGTTCGGCGGCGTGCTGAAGGACAACGAGATCTATGCCGTCGCCAACTACGTCGCCAACAGCTTTGGCAACAAGGCCAAGGAACTGGTGACGCCTGCCCTGCTGGCCGACAACGTGGGCAAGGTCGGACCGGAAGTGCTGCGTGAGCGCTCGCGCTTCGTGCCCGAAGAGATCATCCTGCCGGAAATCTTCCTGGTGACCTTCGTGGTGCTGCTGCTGACCTACGGCCTGATCGGGCTGTACAGCAACTGGGCCGAGGGCGCGGAACTGCACCCCGGCATCCACAAGGTGCGTGCCTCGACCATGAGCATGACAGCGATGGTGCTGGCACTGGCGGGCGTGCTGCTGTTCAGCGTGCTGTTCGTGCGCCAGATTCTGACCAGTATCGCGGGCATGAACGCCAATACCCCGGTGCCGCCCCAGGTCACCAGCGAGGGCTTTTACGCCGCCATGATCGTGCTGCTGCTGGCACTGGTGCTCGGCCTTTACAAGAAATACTTCATGGACGGCGAAGTCGTCGTCGAGGACGCCAGCGGAGAGTTCCCGTGGTAA
- a CDS encoding stage 0 sporulation family protein, whose product MHIQPVRFERSPQLHPMMTEEPYVVGTRVVVQGKRGPEVATVRGEAQDMPSTGRFGMILSVATTQDLSRWEELGREAEDLKWLLRARARARGLPVKIVAAEYTLDASLLTVSYSAEERIELSALIQDVRAHTRARINFAAVGPREQAMMIGALGACGRENCSSNHLQEFAPVSIRMARDQQLPLNPEKLSGPCGRLLCCLQFEHTQYLELLQDIPRKNAKVCHESSGACGKVVKLHPLQGTVDLYTDAGLMTEIPASELRPMKGEGKPEGGKDNRA is encoded by the coding sequence GTGCATATCCAGCCTGTCCGTTTTGAACGCAGCCCCCAACTGCATCCGATGATGACCGAGGAACCCTACGTCGTCGGGACGCGGGTGGTGGTGCAGGGCAAACGTGGGCCGGAAGTCGCCACCGTGCGCGGCGAGGCGCAGGACATGCCCAGTACGGGCCGCTTCGGGATGATCCTGAGCGTCGCCACCACGCAGGACCTGAGCCGCTGGGAGGAACTCGGGCGCGAGGCCGAGGATCTGAAATGGCTGCTGCGGGCACGCGCCCGAGCCCGTGGCCTGCCGGTCAAGATCGTGGCTGCCGAGTACACGCTGGACGCCTCGCTGCTCACCGTCAGCTACAGCGCCGAGGAACGTATCGAACTCAGTGCGCTGATTCAGGACGTGCGTGCCCATACCCGTGCGCGGATCAATTTCGCGGCGGTAGGGCCACGCGAGCAGGCCATGATGATCGGGGCACTGGGCGCGTGTGGACGCGAGAACTGCTCCAGCAACCACCTTCAGGAATTCGCGCCGGTCAGCATCCGGATGGCCCGCGACCAACAGCTTCCGCTGAACCCGGAAAAGCTGAGCGGCCCCTGTGGACGGCTGCTGTGCTGCCTGCAATTCGAGCACACCCAGTATCTGGAACTCCTTCAGGACATTCCACGCAAGAACGCCAAGGTCTGCCATGAAAGCAGCGGCGCATGTGGCAAGGTGGTCAAACTGCACCCGCTTCAGGGCACCGTCGATCTCTATACCGACGCGGGCCTGATGACCGAGATTCCCGCCAGCGAGCTGCGGCCCATGAAGGGTGAGGGCAAGCCGGAGGGTGGCAAGGACAACAGAGCCTAA
- a CDS encoding YebC/PmpR family DNA-binding transcriptional regulator, whose protein sequence is MAGHSKWAQIKRKKGANDKRRSGVISKHVRALTAAVRSGGSGDPAGNLALKNAIAAAKTDNVGVENIENAIKRAVSSGESGADYKEVTYEGYGPGGTAILISTLTDNVNRTVGDIRSVFNKRGGSLGNSGSVAWQFESKGVILLTEATEAAQEAAIELGAEDLQETEDGLEISTAPTELYAVSEGLTSRGYTVQSASLEMLPSNTVAVSGSDADKLMTLIEVLEDLDDVQNVYSNAELPEEIGAS, encoded by the coding sequence ATGGCCGGACACAGTAAATGGGCGCAGATCAAGCGCAAGAAGGGTGCCAACGACAAGCGGCGCAGTGGCGTCATCAGCAAGCATGTACGGGCACTGACTGCCGCCGTCAGAAGTGGTGGCAGCGGCGACCCGGCGGGCAATCTGGCACTGAAAAACGCCATCGCCGCCGCCAAGACCGATAACGTGGGCGTCGAAAATATCGAGAACGCCATCAAACGGGCGGTCAGCAGCGGTGAGAGCGGAGCCGATTACAAGGAAGTGACCTACGAGGGCTATGGCCCCGGCGGCACCGCCATCCTGATCTCGACGCTGACCGACAACGTCAACCGCACCGTGGGCGATATCCGCAGCGTCTTCAACAAGCGCGGCGGGTCATTGGGCAACAGCGGCTCGGTGGCGTGGCAGTTCGAGAGCAAGGGCGTGATTCTGCTGACCGAAGCCACCGAGGCGGCGCAGGAAGCGGCCATCGAACTGGGGGCCGAGGACCTGCAGGAAACCGAGGACGGTCTGGAGATCAGCACCGCGCCCACCGAGCTGTATGCCGTCTCGGAGGGCCTGACCTCACGCGGGTACACCGTGCAGAGTGCCAGCCTGGAAATGCTGCCGAGCAACACCGTGGCTGTCAGCGGCAGCGACGCCGACAAGCTGATGACCTTGATCGAGGTGCTCGAAGATCTGGACGACGTACAGAACGTGTACTCCAACGCCGAGTTGCCCGAGGAGATCGGCGCGTCGTGA
- a CDS encoding low affinity iron permease family protein — protein sequence MTHRAFRPFRPQLRLEARFQVLSRRIADFSGTAIAFTCALGCVLLWLLTGPLFHFADGWQLVINTGTTIITFLMVFLIQNAQNEDTRELHAKLDAVLQELRAERNMMHDPELLQLTPDQLLEEARAGD from the coding sequence ATGACCCACCGTGCGTTTCGCCCATTTCGTCCGCAACTGCGTCTGGAAGCCCGTTTTCAGGTCCTCTCGCGCCGCATCGCCGACTTTTCAGGCACGGCCATCGCCTTCACGTGTGCCCTCGGCTGCGTGCTCCTCTGGCTCCTGACCGGCCCGCTGTTTCATTTTGCAGACGGCTGGCAACTGGTCATCAATACCGGCACGACCATCATCACCTTCCTGATGGTGTTTCTGATTCAGAACGCCCAGAACGAAGACACCCGCGAGCTGCACGCCAAGCTCGATGCGGTGCTTCAGGAGCTGCGGGCCGAGCGCAACATGATGCATGACCCGGAGCTGTTGCAGCTCACCCCCGATCAACTGCTTGAGGAGGCCAGAGCCGGTGATTAA
- a CDS encoding cytochrome bc complex cytochrome b subunit: MNQWLDERLNISRLNDKFLRKAFPVHHTFFLGEITMFALIILILTGVFLALSYEPSTRLVPSFLDKNTMVPAAYSSILRINWMPFGDMLRRIHHWSANIMVAAAIVHMMRIYFTGSFKKPRELNWWIGMLLLVFTILTAVTGYSLPYDNFAKTTLGVVVSIVQSIPWIGDYVAQLAFGGKFALDNTQMIPRVYGYHIMLLPAILLSLTGAHLLIMIKQKHTQPQYAKRIAYKKIVGVPLSTQQTPIAVMLALLFAGLIILFAAFIPVHPVEVFGPASDNPVQNIKPDWYLLWIFGVLELIPANFKFTLFGGEFGPEFIGGIVIATLVLVVMLAVPIFDQSKENLYYAENPTDHPKRLAAGVAFFALLIVWSVAGYKNDFQWPVAPFYVLTIVGPLVSYFATLAIVRGIKSFKAAEEREREQHQAAAADD, from the coding sequence ATGAACCAGTGGCTTGATGAGCGTCTGAACATCTCGCGGTTGAACGACAAGTTCCTGCGGAAGGCTTTCCCGGTCCATCACACCTTCTTTCTGGGCGAGATCACCATGTTCGCCCTGATCATCCTGATTCTGACCGGCGTGTTCCTGGCCCTGAGCTACGAACCCAGCACCCGGCTGGTCCCCAGCTTCCTCGACAAAAATACGATGGTTCCGGCAGCGTACAGCAGCATCCTGCGCATCAACTGGATGCCGTTCGGCGACATGCTGCGCCGCATTCACCACTGGTCGGCCAACATCATGGTCGCCGCCGCCATCGTCCACATGATGCGGATCTACTTCACGGGCAGCTTCAAGAAGCCCCGTGAACTGAACTGGTGGATCGGCATGCTGCTGCTGGTCTTCACCATCCTGACCGCCGTGACCGGCTACAGCCTGCCCTACGACAACTTCGCCAAGACCACCCTGGGCGTGGTCGTCAGCATCGTCCAGAGCATTCCCTGGATCGGTGACTACGTGGCGCAGCTCGCCTTCGGCGGCAAGTTCGCGCTCGACAACACCCAGATGATTCCCCGCGTGTACGGCTATCACATCATGCTGCTGCCCGCGATCCTGCTGTCGCTGACCGGCGCCCACCTGCTGATCATGATCAAGCAGAAGCACACCCAGCCGCAGTACGCCAAGCGCATCGCCTACAAGAAGATCGTGGGCGTGCCGCTGAGCACCCAGCAGACCCCGATTGCGGTGATGCTGGCGCTGCTGTTCGCAGGCCTGATCATCCTGTTCGCGGCCTTCATTCCGGTGCACCCGGTCGAGGTCTTCGGCCCGGCCTCCGACAACCCGGTTCAGAACATCAAGCCCGACTGGTATCTGCTCTGGATCTTCGGCGTGCTGGAACTGATTCCCGCCAACTTCAAGTTCACGCTGTTCGGCGGCGAGTTCGGACCGGAGTTCATCGGCGGTATCGTGATCGCCACGCTGGTGCTGGTTGTCATGCTGGCCGTGCCGATCTTCGACCAGAGCAAAGAGAACCTGTACTACGCCGAGAACCCCACCGATCACCCCAAGCGGCTGGCGGCTGGCGTGGCCTTCTTCGCGCTGCTGATCGTGTGGAGCGTCGCGGGCTACAAGAACGACTTCCAGTGGCCAGTGGCTCCGTTCTACGTCCTGACCATCGTGGGGCCGCTGGTGTCGTACTTCGCCACCCTCGCCATCGTGCGCGGCATCAAGAGTTTCAAGGCTGCCGAGGAACGCGAGCGCGAACAGCATCAGGCTGCCGCTGCCGACGACTGA
- a CDS encoding (4Fe-4S)-binding protein, with the protein MTQPLPELIRGKQYTAPGIVVSYDTPRCIHAAECVRGLPEVFDTSKRPWIQPQNADALQVAEVVRRCPSGALHYLLAGETAEQHPDSQEQPQTPTTITPYPDGPLGIRGDLRIQTPDGEQHEVRATLCRCGQSSHKPYCDGTHGKVGWKSGPAPSDQQQS; encoded by the coding sequence ATGACGCAGCCGCTGCCCGAGTTGATACGCGGCAAACAGTACACCGCGCCCGGCATTGTCGTCAGTTACGACACGCCCCGCTGTATCCATGCCGCCGAGTGCGTGCGCGGACTGCCGGAGGTGTTCGACACCTCGAAGCGCCCCTGGATTCAGCCGCAGAACGCCGACGCGCTTCAGGTCGCCGAGGTGGTGCGGCGCTGCCCCAGTGGAGCGCTGCATTATCTGCTGGCAGGCGAGACAGCCGAGCAGCACCCGGACTCACAGGAACAGCCGCAGACCCCGACCACCATCACGCCGTATCCCGATGGACCGCTGGGCATTCGCGGCGACCTGCGGATTCAGACACCGGACGGCGAGCAGCACGAGGTGCGGGCGACACTGTGCCGCTGCGGCCAGAGCAGCCACAAACCCTACTGCGACGGCACACACGGCAAGGTGGGCTGGAAGAGCGGCCCTGCCCCCAGCGACCAGCAGCAGAGCTAG
- a CDS encoding response regulator transcription factor produces MIRVLLADDHALFRQGLRSLLESEGMRVIGEAANGREAIRYAADTHPDVILMDIQMPDLDGVKATQSILEIDPQARVIMITMYRQDRYVFEAVKAGARGYILKDADAATLISAIQRVAGGEALLDPDMAQSVLDDFRDKREVLPSEKHADLNERETTILKLLAQGFSNQDIATRLDISEKTVRNRLSEIFNKLQLNNRTQAALYALREGIANLEGS; encoded by the coding sequence ATGATTCGCGTGCTGCTTGCCGACGACCACGCCCTGTTCCGTCAGGGGCTCCGCAGTCTGCTGGAATCGGAGGGCATGCGCGTGATCGGGGAAGCGGCCAATGGGCGCGAGGCGATCCGCTACGCTGCCGACACCCATCCCGACGTGATTCTGATGGATATCCAGATGCCCGACCTCGACGGTGTGAAGGCCACCCAGAGCATTCTGGAGATCGACCCACAGGCCCGCGTCATCATGATTACCATGTACCGTCAGGACCGTTACGTCTTCGAGGCGGTCAAGGCCGGAGCACGCGGCTACATCCTGAAGGATGCCGACGCCGCCACCCTCATCAGCGCCATTCAACGGGTCGCGGGCGGCGAGGCGCTGCTCGATCCCGATATGGCCCAGAGCGTGCTGGACGATTTCCGCGACAAGCGCGAGGTGCTGCCCAGCGAGAAGCACGCCGACCTGAACGAGCGCGAAACCACCATTCTCAAACTGCTGGCCCAGGGATTTTCCAATCAGGATATCGCCACCCGGCTCGATATCTCCGAGAAGACGGTGCGAAACCGGCTATCGGAGATCTTCAACAAGCTTCAGCTCAACAACCGGACTCAGGCCGCGCTGTACGCCCTGCGCGAGGGAATCGCCAATCTTGAAGGGTCGTAA